A part of Brassica rapa cultivar Chiifu-401-42 chromosome A05, CAAS_Brap_v3.01, whole genome shotgun sequence genomic DNA contains:
- the LOC103866325 gene encoding probable glutathione peroxidase 4 isoform X2, with the protein MGASVSVPERSVHQFTVKDSSGKDVNLSIYQGKVLLLVNVASKCGFTESNYTQLTELYRKYKDQGFEILAFPCNQFLYQEPGTSQEAHEFACTRFQAEYPVFQKVRVNGQNAAPLYKFLKASKPTFLGSRIKWNFTKFLVSKDGIVIDRYGTMATPLSIEKDIKKALEEA; encoded by the exons atgggtgCTTCTGTTTCGGTTCCCGAGAGATCCGTCCATCAATTCACCGTCAAG GATAGCTCTGGCAAGGACGTGAACTTGAGCATATACCAAGGGAAAGTCCTCCTCCTTGTCAATGTCGCTTCCAAATG CGGTTTCACCGAATCCAATTATACCCAGCTCACCGAACTTTACCGGAAATACAAGGACCAAG GGTTTGAGATCTTGGCGTTCCCTTGCAATCAGTTTCTTTACCAAGAGCCCGGCACGAGTCAAGAGGCTCATGAGTTTGCGTGTACGCGGTTTCAGGCCGAATACCCTGTTTTCCAAAAG GTACGTGTAAACGGTCAAAACGCAGCACCACTCTACAAGTTCCTTAAGGCAAGCAAGCCCACTTTTCTTGGTTCCAGAATTAAGTGGAACTTCACCAAATTCTTGGTCAGCAAAGATGGCATAGTGATTGATCGTTACGGTACGATGGCTACACCGCTATCAATCGAG AAAGACATTAAAAAAGCTCTGGAAGAGGCTTGA
- the LOC103866325 gene encoding probable glutathione peroxidase 4 isoform X1, with amino-acid sequence MGASVSVPERSVHQFTVKDSSGKDVNLSIYQGKVLLLVNVASKCGFTESNYTQLTELYRKYKDQGFEILAFPCNQFLYQEPGTSQEAHEFACTRFQAEYPVFQKVRVNGQNAAPLYKFLKASKPTFLGSRIKWNFTKFLVSKDGIVIDRYGTMATPLSIEVCIHSLRIQIVLSYTIICDVGFMFCG; translated from the exons atgggtgCTTCTGTTTCGGTTCCCGAGAGATCCGTCCATCAATTCACCGTCAAG GATAGCTCTGGCAAGGACGTGAACTTGAGCATATACCAAGGGAAAGTCCTCCTCCTTGTCAATGTCGCTTCCAAATG CGGTTTCACCGAATCCAATTATACCCAGCTCACCGAACTTTACCGGAAATACAAGGACCAAG GGTTTGAGATCTTGGCGTTCCCTTGCAATCAGTTTCTTTACCAAGAGCCCGGCACGAGTCAAGAGGCTCATGAGTTTGCGTGTACGCGGTTTCAGGCCGAATACCCTGTTTTCCAAAAG GTACGTGTAAACGGTCAAAACGCAGCACCACTCTACAAGTTCCTTAAGGCAAGCAAGCCCACTTTTCTTGGTTCCAGAATTAAGTGGAACTTCACCAAATTCTTGGTCAGCAAAGATGGCATAGTGATTGATCGTTACGGTACGATGGCTACACCGCTATCAATCGAGGTATGCATTCATTCTTTACGTATTCAAATCGTCTTAtcctatactattatttgtgaTGTTGGTTTCATGTTTTGCGGGTAA
- the LOC103867720 gene encoding protein PALE CRESS, chloroplastic: protein MKLLNGLLNMHDGFGDDSWLKDCRKRMAETFPREDPFSILMPPGFDIDMHKGPLRSPVETDNTLLRVDFVREVDALLHEVRLIEEDEEEAGKKGDPEAIARKLKQQEKKRTIRQVEALLDLALNLKW, encoded by the exons ATGAAGCTGCTGAATGGTCTTCTAAACATGCATGATGGCTTTGGAGACGATTCTTGGCTCAAAGACTGCAGAAAACGAATGGCTGAGACATTCCCACGGGAAGACCCCTTCAGCATTCTAATGCCACCCGGTTTCGACATTGATATG CATAAAGGACCGTTACGGTCGCCCGTTGAGACAGACAACACCCTTCTGAGAGTAGACTTTGTAAGAGAAGTTGATGCATTGCTGCATGAAGTGAGATTAATAGAGGAAGACGAGGAGGAAGCTGGTAAGAAAGGAGACCCTGAAGCGATAGCACGTAAGTTGAAGCAGCAAGAGAAGAAGCGAACCATCCGTCAAGTTGAAGCCCTTCTTGATTTGGCCCTCAACTTGAAGTGGTAG